In Halostella salina, a single window of DNA contains:
- a CDS encoding RNA polymerase Rpb4 family protein: MTIFKEKVDEDYLTISEAKELLADVEAERAADEDREMRYELARAIEHVNRFALLTPEESRELVEELTELEKVDEVTAYKIADLLPRDRDELRAVYAQERYSLSGDELDDVLNVVAKYV, translated from the coding sequence ATGACGATCTTCAAAGAGAAGGTAGACGAGGACTACCTCACCATCTCCGAGGCCAAGGAACTGCTCGCCGACGTGGAGGCGGAGCGTGCCGCCGACGAGGACCGGGAGATGCGGTACGAACTCGCCCGGGCCATCGAGCACGTGAACCGCTTCGCGCTGCTCACCCCCGAGGAGTCCCGCGAACTGGTCGAGGAGCTGACCGAACTGGAGAAGGTCGACGAGGTGACCGCGTACAAGATCGCCGACCTGCTGCCGCGTGACCGGGACGAACTCCGCGCGGTGTACGCACAGGAGCGATACTCCCTCTCCGGCGACGAACTCGACGACGTGCTGAACGTCGTCGCAAAGTACGTCTGA